The Sphingobium sp. JS3065 genomic sequence GCTTGCGCCGCCAGCCAGAAGGCGGGACGCGACGATCTGGCCTGCATCATCTACACCAGCGGCACCGGCGGCGCGCCGCGCGGGGTGATGCAGCATCATGGCTCCATCCTCTGCAATATCGAGGGCGCCAATCAATTGCTGGAGGAGGATTTCGGACGGGGCCAGGAAGTGTTCCTGTCCTTCCTGCCGCTGTCCCACGCCTATGAACATAGCGGCGGCCAGTTCCTGCCGATCATGATCGCGGGGCAGATCTATTATGCGGAGGGGCTGGAAAAGCTCGCCAGCAATATAGAGGAAGCGCGGCCGACAATCATGGTCGTCGTCCCCCGCCTGTTCGAAGTGCTGCGCGCGCGCATCATCAAGTCGATCGAGAAGCAGGGCAAATTCCCCGCCTATCTGCTGAACCAGGCGCTGCGCATCGCGGCGAAGGAACAGCGGGGGCGCAAATCGCTGCTCGACCTGCCGATGAAGGCTCTGCTGGCGCGCACGCTGAAGCCCAAGATCGCGGCGCGCTTCGGCGGGCGCATGAAGGCGCTGGTATCCGGGGGCGCGCCGCTCAACCCCGATGTCGGCCTGTTCTTCGACGCGATGGGGCTGACGCTGCTGCAGGGCTATGGCCAGACGGAGGCGGGACCGGTGATCAGTTGCAATCGCCCGCGCGCGGGGATCGCCATGGATACGGTCGGCCCGCCGCTGGACGGGGTGGAAGTCCGGATCGCGGAGGATGGCGAGATTCTGGTGCGCGGCGAACTGGTGATGCACGGCTATTGGCGCAATCCGGCGGAAACGGAGAAGGCGCTGCAAAATGGCTGGCTGCACACCGGCGACATCGGGGAGATCGACGCGCGCGGCCGCATCCGCATCACCGACCGCAAGAAGGATCTGATCGTCAACGACAAAGGCGACAATGTCTCGCCCCAGAAGGTGGAAGGGATGCTGACGCTGCAGCCGGAGATCGGGCAGGCGATGGTCCATGGCGACCGCCGCCCGCATCTGGTGGGGCTGTTGGTGCCGGATGCCGAATGGACGCGGGAATGGGCAGAGGCGCAGGGGCGGACGGTCGAGGGAATTGACGCCGACCCCGCCTATCAGGCTGCATTGCGCGCAGCGGTCGACCGGGTGAATGACGATCTGTCGGTGATGGAACGGGTGCGGCGCTTCATCCTGGCGGACGAGCCCTTCACCATCGAGAATAGCGAAATGACGCCATCGATGAAGATCCGCCGCCATGTCATCCGCGCCCGCTATCAGGAACGGCTGGACGCGCTGTATAAAGGGTAGCGCCCTATTTCCCCGGCGAGCGGTAGGGCGTGAAATCGCCCAGCGCGCAACTTCCCGTCACCATGCCGGTCATGAGGTCCGCGCTGGTCGCCATATCGCCACGGCAATATTGCGATCCCCAGGTCCTGATGATCAGCGTGTCGCCCCGCGACAGGCCGGAACAACTGCCGATCAGGTCGTTGCGATAGACCAGCCGCCGGCTGACCCGGTAGAGCAGCACGTTGTTGCTGATCGCCGTCAGATTGGCCTGGGACACGCGATTGACGCAACTGGTCTTTTCGCCCGCGACCTTGCCGGCCAGGGCGCGTTCCAGTTCGCTGGTCTGCTTTTCCGTCAGCCTGGGCGGTTCATGGCTGCCCGAACATCCGGCCAGCAACAGCGGGGCGAGACATAATCCGGAACGCGACATCCATCGACGCATGACACCTCTCCTCATTCGCCCCGCTGAAAAGACGCAGACCCGGCGCGAAAACCGTCACGCCGCGTCCTTGGCGGCGCGCCGTTCGGCCAGTTGCGCAACGTCGCGCGCCCGCATGAAGATATTGGTCGCGCGCTCCAGCCCGATGCTGGTCGGCACCGTGGCTTCCCCCCGCGCCCGCGCCGCGTCGACCGCCGCCATGCGGGTGCGCAAGGCGGCATTGTCGGGTTCCACCGTCAGCGCGAAACGGCCGTTGGATTGGGTATATTCATGCGCGCAATAGACGGTCGTATCGTCCGGCATGGCGGCGAAACGCTGCATATTGGCGAACATCTGGGCCGCCGTCCCTTCGAACAAACGGCCGCAGCCCATGGCGAAAAGGGTGTCGCCCACGAACAGCAGTCGATCCTGCGTCAGATGATAGGCGATATGGCCGGCGGTATGGGCGGGCACCTCCAGCACGGCGGCCTGATGATCGCCGATCCGGACGCTGTCCCCTTCCCGCACTATGCGGTCCAGCGTGCCGATCTTCTCCGCCTCCGCCGCGGGGCCGGTGATGATGCAGCCGGTCGCGGCCTTGATCGCCGCATTGCCGCCGACATGGTCGCCATGCCAATGCGTGTTCCAGATCTGGCCGATCTTCCAGCCTCTCCGGCTGGCGGCCTCCAGCACCGGTTCCGCCACGGCGGGATCGACCACCACGGTCTCCCCACTGGCGTCGTCGTGCAGCAGCCAGACATAATTGTCGCTCAGCACCGGGATGCGGACGACTTCCAGCATGCTCACCAAACTCCCACATTGGGCATGGAGGCCCAGGGTTCCGCCGGGTCCAGATGCCCGTCCTGCAACAGTTCGACCGAGATATTGTCGGGCGTGCGCACGAAGGCCATATGGCCTTCGCGCGGCGGGCGGTTGATCGTGATGCCCGCATCCATCAGCCGCTGGCAGGTTTCGTAGATATTCTCGACCCGATAGGCCAGATGCCCGAAATTGCGTCCGCCGCCATAGATTTCGGGCGGCGCGCCGTCCTCGGCGGGCCAGTTGTAGGTCAGTTCGACCTGCGCCTCTTCATCCCCCGGTGCGGCGAGAAAAACCAGGGTGAAGCGCCCCTGCGCATTGTCGACACGCTTCTGCTCCTTCAGGCCGAGCAGCCGGAAAAAGTCGACCGTCCGGTCGATGTCGGTCACGCGAATCATCGTATGCAGATATTTGGGCAAGGCCTCACTCCATTCGTCGCCGCGAAGCGACGGGTCTTCACTGTAAACTCAGGAACGCCCCCAAGATAAGATGCGAGGGGCGGGGAAGAAAGGGGGATGTGGTTCGCGGCGATTATCTGGCGGGGGGTGGCAGGCGGGACAGATTGTCGGCCGCCGCCTTGCCCGCGGGCGATGGCGCCGCCAGCTTCACGGCGCGCTGCCAGGCGGAGCGGGCGATATCCTCCTGATCGGTGAGGATGGCGATATTGCCCTCCTCCAGCGCGACGGAGGCGTCGTCCGGCGACAATTGCACCGCCCGCGCAATATGCGCCTGCGCCAGCTTCATTTCCCCGGCACGGCGGGCCAAAGTGGCCGAGAGCAGCCAGGCCAGCGGATCCCGCGGCACCTGCTCCAGCGCGACATCGAGCGAATCGCGGGCGCCCTTGGCATCGTTCAACGCCACCAGGGCGCGGGCGCGGTCCAGATGGACCTCCCCCTTCTCCACGCCGTCGGGCAGACCCCGCGCCAGCGCCGCGTCGAAATCGTCCCGCGCCTTGGCGGCATCGCCACCGGCCAGCGCGGCATTGCCCGCCTGCGCCCAGAGCCGGCCGCTCTGCATCATTTCGCCGTTGCGTTCAGCCTCGTCAGCCCCCTGTTCGAAGGCGACGATGGCAGGCGCCCAACGTTCGGCGCGGGCATAGGCAAAGCCCATGCAGTTGCGCGCATAGAAGCCGCCGCCATCGATCCGCCATTGCTGCGCGAAGGCGATGCCCTTGTCCGGCGCCTCTACCGCCTGGTCCAGGCAGGCCTGGAACTTCGCGGCATATTTGGCCGGCACGGGGATGCGGCCGTCGCTTGGCGCGGTCGTCGCCGGAGCAGCGGAGGCCGAAGCCGCCGCTTCCGCCCTTTCCTTTCGCTTGCGGTTCATCACCGCCTCGATCTCCGGATCATAGGCTTGCGGCGCCAGCAGCAGCAACGGGAGCAGAAAGGGCATCAGAGGCTGTCCAACAGGCTGGCGACGGTGCGGATCAACAGGGCGATGTCCGGGTCGCGGGAAAGACGATGGTCGCCATCCTTAATCAGCAGCGTCTGCACATCGGATGAACGCAGCCGCTCCGCGATCCGCAGCGCCGTCCGCCAGGGCACGTCGGGGTCTTCCTGCCCGTGCAGCAGCCGCACCGGGCAGTCGATCGCGATCTCCCCCTCCAGCAGCCGGAGCGACTGGCCGGATTCCCAGAAGGCCAGGGTAGTGACATAGGGATCGTCGCCATAGGAGGTCGGCTCCACGATCCGTCCCTCCGTCGCCAGCAGCGCCTTGTCCGCATCGGTAAAGCCCCATTGGGTGAAGTCTGGCGCCGCGGCGATGCCGACCAGCCCCACCACCCGATCCGGCCGGGCGAGCGCGATCAGCAGCGCCAGCCACCCGCCCATGGAAGACCCGACCAGCACGACCGGCCCCTGAGTCAGCGAATCGATCAGCAGCAGCGCATCGTCGCGCCAGCTCGCCAATGTCCCGTCCTCGAACCGGCCCTCGCTCGCGCCATTGCCCGCATAGTCGAGCCGCAGCATCGCCCGGCCCTGGCTCTGCGCCCAGCCATCCAGCGCGACCGCCTTTCCGCCATCCATGTCGGACATGTAGCCGGGCAGGAAGACGATCGTGGGGCCGGTGCCGGTCCGCTGACGATAGGCAAGCCGCAGGCCATTCGGGCAAGCGAAAAAGGCGGGCGGCGCGGCGTCGGGGCGATCCATGCTATTCTCCAGTTCAGCGGCATTGGCCTGAAAAAAGGGCCGTAAAAAGCTCTTGGCCGGGAAACCAGAAAAATCAAAAATAATGCGCCCGCCGTGATTGACAGCCCTCCGGCCAGCGGCTAGTTGCGCGCTCCTACCCCGTGCCCAGATGGCGGAATTGGTAGACGCACCAGCTTCAGGTGCTGGCGATCGCAAGGTCGTGGAGGTTCGAGTCCTCTTCTGGGCACCATATCCCCTTGAAAAACAAGGATTTTCCCGGGGGTTTGGCACAATTTGGCACACTGACCCCCTCGGTGGACGCCTCAGGCCGTTTCAAAATTGCGATCAGCAGAGGTCGCAGCCCTCAGATGAGTTGGCGGATGCGCCAAGAATCGCTGCCTACTGGTTCGTCAGTTTTCGACGAGCTTCGAACCATACAGCGTCGCGGCGCGCGGGCCGCCGCCAAACCCGCCTTTGTCCGTTCGCTGATGCGCTACGAGGCTGGCGAAAATATGAAATGTCAGTTTTTCCACTGCGCTGGCGGTATCCAGTTTTTCCATCAGGCTCTCGAACTGGCTGTCGCCTTGAGTTCGGAAACGATGCTCACAAGATGCGGCAGTGATCCGCCAAGTCGATCGAGACGCCAGACCACAAGGCTGTCGCCGGGGCGCAGGCCTTCTGGGCATGGGCAAGCTCGGCGCTATCGTCACGCTTCCCACTCGCATATTCTTCGTAGATTGTTTCGCAGCCTGCCCGTGCCAGCGCATCCAGTTGAAGGGCTGGGTTCTGGTCGTTTGTCGAGACATGCGCATAGCCGATCCGAATGCCGGCGCTGCCTGCTTCGTTGATAATCATACTCGCCTCCTATGTTGGGGTGACTAGCATCAACGGTCATTCGAGATCGTCCAACAACAAGGGTTCCCAGTCCCACACGAATACTTGCGTCTGATAATCATTCGCACTAAGGGCGGGTTAATGTAGGTTGGTCAAGTGCGGGGGGCATATGAAGTTTCGGCAAGGTCTGCACATTTCGTGCGTCCTCATGGCAATAACGATAGGGGTGGCGGCTCACGCCAACGAGCCCAGCGAAGACCAACAGCGCACCGACATTATCGTTACAGGGCTGCGGGACGGCTACGTGCCGCAGGACAGCTCCGCCGCGAAGGTGGCGCTCCCGCTCCGTGACATCCCCCAGTCCATTGCGGTGGTGCCTGCCGAGGTGCTGCGCGACCAGCGGGCACTCTCGCTACAGGATGCCGTCAGGAATGTGCCCGGCGTCACCCTCGCATCGGGCGACGGACAGCGTGACGAGTTCCGGATACGCGGCTTCACGGCGATCGCCGACCAATTCGTCGACGGCTTCCGGGACGATGCCCTCTATTATCGCGACCTGTCGAACGTGGATCGGGTCGAGGTCATCAAGGGGCCGGCGGCAGTGCTGTATGGCCGGGGATCGTCGGGCGGTCTCATCAATCGCGTGACCAAGAAACCCGATGGCGACATCATCGCCTTCGTCCTCTCGGCGGACTCGTTCGAAAGTTACCGAGGTGAAGTCGATATCGGTCGCTTGGATCAGACGTCGCATGTCGGCTTTCGGCTGACCGGTGCGCTTGAGGACAATGGCAGTTTCCGTGAGCAACAGTTCCTCAAGCGCTTTGCTCTCGCGCCATCGGTGCTGATCGGCGCCGGCCAGGATACCGCCATCCTGATCCAGGCCGACTATGTGAACGATCGCCGTTTGATGGATCTTGGTATACCGGCCCTGAATGGCCGCCCCGTCGATGTGCCGCGTTCTACCTATTATGGGGCGGCCAATGCCCGTGACGCCGATCTCGCGCATTCGGAAGTGCTATCGCAGCGGGTGGCCGTCACCCACCGTTTTTCCGACACGCTCAGCCTGCGGAACGGCTTTAACCATTATCGCTACACGCTGGACCGGCAAAGCACGATCCCTTCGGCGGTAAATGCCGCAGCGCTGACGGTGACGCTGGAACATAGCCGCTTCGACCGCGACGAGGAAGGCTGGTCCAATCAGACCGAGCTTACCCAGAAGCTCAACCTCCTCGGCACGGCGCATACCATCCTCTATGGCTTCGAGATTGCGCATCAGAACAAGGGCAGTCTGCGCTTCGCCGGCCGAACGGTCGCGGTCACGTCGATCTTCGATCCCGTCCTGCCAGTGGTCGATAATGACAGCTTCAACACATTCACCGATAACAGCGTCACGCGCCTCGATACGCGCGGCCTCTATGTGCAGGATCTGATCGACTTCGGGCATGGCATCAAGGCGATGCTGGGCCTACGGCACGACTGGTTCATCCAGAAGACCGACAGGCGTCTGCCGGGCCAAACCGACCTGGCCCGAACGGATCGCAACTGGAGTCCGCGCGCCGGACTGCTATTCCAGCCCGATACGGCCCAATCTTATTATGTCTCGTGGAGCCGCAGCTTCCAGCCTTCGGCCGAGACCTTCGCACTGGCGGCCAACAACACCGATATCGAACCGGAACAGACCACCAACAAGGAAGTCGGCGCGAAATACACGCTGTTCGGAGGCCGGCTGTCGGTGCAGGCGGCCGCCTTCATCCTCCGGCGAACAGGGATCAAGGGTACCGATCCGGTCACGCAGCGTATCGTCCCGATCGGCACGCAGCGGACGCGCGGTATCGAGTTGTCCGCAGCGCTCGACCTGCCGGAGAACATCCGCGCGATCGCGGGCTATGCCCATCTCGACACACGCGTCACGGAGTCCGCGCCCCCCAGCCTCGTGGGCAAGCGCGCCACGCTGACGCCGCTTAATTCCGCGAACCTGTTCGTTACCAAGACAATCGCTGCCCGCTATGGCCTGGGCGGCGGGGTCAATTATGTCGGCGACCGCTGGGCCGACCCAGCCAATACGACGGTCCTCCCATCCTACGTGACGTTCGACGCCCTTGCCTGGGCGCAGCTCGGTCCTGTGCGGCTTCAACTCAACGCCTACAACCTGACCAACAAGCAGTACATCATCGCAGGCCACGGCACCTCGCCGATCCTAAACCTTCCGGGAGCGCCGCGCTCGGTCATCGGCACGGCCCGTTTCAGTTTCTGACTTGATCCAGAGGTGTCTATGATCCGCGCGTACATAATGGCTGCGACCATCGTAGGGGTCACTGCCCCGTCGCACGCGCAGAGCGTTCGGGATCAAGGCGAACAGCATCGCCGCGTAGAGGACGTAAGCGAGCCGTCCAGCGCGGATCGCGGCGACATCATCGTAACCGGTCGCTCTAATGAGATCGTAAAGCCCTATGCTGGAGGGCAGGTCGCGACAGGCGCAAGGCTTGGTCTGTTGGGCGACGTCGAAACGAAAAAGTCTCCCTTCAGCGTTGCGAGCTATACTGAGCAGTTGATCCTTGATCGCCAATCCAACACGGTTTCCAAGGCATTGGAACTGGACCCGTCAATCCGCACGACGCAAGGGGCCGGCTCGCCTTTCGATACCTTCTACATTCGAGGCTTTCCCATCAACGAAGGGACGAGCGGCGAGCTCGCCTATGACGGCGTATTCGGCGTCGGCCCCAGCTTTCGCATTTTCACCGATTATGTGGAGCGGATCGAAGTGCTCAAGGGACCATCGGCCGCTTTGACCGGCGCTTCACCGAATGGGGGGATTGGCGGTGTCGTCAATGTCGTGCCCAAGCGGGCCGAAGACGATCTGACAAGAGCCACCGTCAATTACACATCGGCCCTGCGCTTAGGCACTAAGCTAGACGTCGGGCGGCGCTTTGGCGACCAACGCCAATGGGGCGTCCGGATCGTCGCTAGCATCGCAGACGGCGATACCGCATTCCGCCGTCAGGCGGAGAGAAGCGCAGTCACCATGCTGACGCTCGACCATCAGGGACGTCGTTTACGCGCATCGCTGTCCGTATATGGGCAGATCGATCATATTACTGCACCCTTGCGGCCCTATTCCCTGGCCACTGGTGCTTCTATACCTCAGGCACCGAGTGGGCGCACCAATCTGACCCAGCGTTGGGAATTTTCGAAAATCGATGATCGCGGCGGCCTGTTCAAAGCCGAATATGATCTTAGTCGGGCCGTGACCATATTCGCCAATTTCGGCGGCAAGCGATCGGACGTGAACCGCTATTTCGCTTCGTCGCGCTCGATCCTCAACGCCCAGGGGGATACGATTACGGCCCCCGGCCTCTATGTCGGCAACATCAAGTCCTACGCGGTCGAAACTGGCATCCGGGCAGAGATCGCAACAGGTATCATCCGGCACAAGCTGGCCGCGCAATATTCTTTGTATGACGACGTTTTCCATCGGTACCTATCACCAACAACCACCCCCTATCGGTCAAACATTTATTTGCCCGGTCGCGCCCCCTACATTGCGCCCGCCGATATTGGCCTTAGGCCGCGCCTGTCGGACAGCAGGCTGGAGGGGTTCACCATTGCTGATACCATGATGGCAATGGATGAGCGTATTCTCCTGACAATCGGATTGCGCC encodes the following:
- a CDS encoding AMP-dependent synthetase/ligase, translating into MERFPNLVTMFFANAKAMGDAPFLWRKAAGQWQSLSWTEVAHEVAALASALQAQGLKPGDPVMLVSENRPEFCIADLAIMAAGCVTVPTYTTNTTRDHQHILTDSGARAVIVSTAKLAQNLMPAVLRSQASLVIGMEPLRGMQSHVACHLWSDLIAHYPTDIDACAASQKAGRDDLACIIYTSGTGGAPRGVMQHHGSILCNIEGANQLLEEDFGRGQEVFLSFLPLSHAYEHSGGQFLPIMIAGQIYYAEGLEKLASNIEEARPTIMVVVPRLFEVLRARIIKSIEKQGKFPAYLLNQALRIAAKEQRGRKSLLDLPMKALLARTLKPKIAARFGGRMKALVSGGAPLNPDVGLFFDAMGLTLLQGYGQTEAGPVISCNRPRAGIAMDTVGPPLDGVEVRIAEDGEILVRGELVMHGYWRNPAETEKALQNGWLHTGDIGEIDARGRIRITDRKKDLIVNDKGDNVSPQKVEGMLTLQPEIGQAMVHGDRRPHLVGLLVPDAEWTREWAEAQGRTVEGIDADPAYQAALRAAVDRVNDDLSVMERVRRFILADEPFTIENSEMTPSMKIRRHVIRARYQERLDALYKG
- the gloB gene encoding hydroxyacylglutathione hydrolase, whose protein sequence is MLEVVRIPVLSDNYVWLLHDDASGETVVVDPAVAEPVLEAASRRGWKIGQIWNTHWHGDHVGGNAAIKAATGCIITGPAAEAEKIGTLDRIVREGDSVRIGDHQAAVLEVPAHTAGHIAYHLTQDRLLFVGDTLFAMGCGRLFEGTAAQMFANMQRFAAMPDDTTVYCAHEYTQSNGRFALTVEPDNAALRTRMAAVDAARARGEATVPTSIGLERATNIFMRARDVAQLAERRAAKDAA
- a CDS encoding VOC family protein, with the protein product MPKYLHTMIRVTDIDRTVDFFRLLGLKEQKRVDNAQGRFTLVFLAAPGDEEAQVELTYNWPAEDGAPPEIYGGGRNFGHLAYRVENIYETCQRLMDAGITINRPPREGHMAFVRTPDNISVELLQDGHLDPAEPWASMPNVGVW
- a CDS encoding alpha/beta fold hydrolase, which codes for MDRPDAAPPAFFACPNGLRLAYRQRTGTGPTIVFLPGYMSDMDGGKAVALDGWAQSQGRAMLRLDYAGNGASEGRFEDGTLASWRDDALLLIDSLTQGPVVLVGSSMGGWLALLIALARPDRVVGLVGIAAAPDFTQWGFTDADKALLATEGRIVEPTSYGDDPYVTTLAFWESGQSLRLLEGEIAIDCPVRLLHGQEDPDVPWRTALRIAERLRSSDVQTLLIKDGDHRLSRDPDIALLIRTVASLLDSL
- a CDS encoding TonB-dependent receptor yields the protein MAITIGVAAHANEPSEDQQRTDIIVTGLRDGYVPQDSSAAKVALPLRDIPQSIAVVPAEVLRDQRALSLQDAVRNVPGVTLASGDGQRDEFRIRGFTAIADQFVDGFRDDALYYRDLSNVDRVEVIKGPAAVLYGRGSSGGLINRVTKKPDGDIIAFVLSADSFESYRGEVDIGRLDQTSHVGFRLTGALEDNGSFREQQFLKRFALAPSVLIGAGQDTAILIQADYVNDRRLMDLGIPALNGRPVDVPRSTYYGAANARDADLAHSEVLSQRVAVTHRFSDTLSLRNGFNHYRYTLDRQSTIPSAVNAAALTVTLEHSRFDRDEEGWSNQTELTQKLNLLGTAHTILYGFEIAHQNKGSLRFAGRTVAVTSIFDPVLPVVDNDSFNTFTDNSVTRLDTRGLYVQDLIDFGHGIKAMLGLRHDWFIQKTDRRLPGQTDLARTDRNWSPRAGLLFQPDTAQSYYVSWSRSFQPSAETFALAANNTDIEPEQTTNKEVGAKYTLFGGRLSVQAAAFILRRTGIKGTDPVTQRIVPIGTQRTRGIELSAALDLPENIRAIAGYAHLDTRVTESAPPSLVGKRATLTPLNSANLFVTKTIAARYGLGGGVNYVGDRWADPANTTVLPSYVTFDALAWAQLGPVRLQLNAYNLTNKQYIIAGHGTSPILNLPGAPRSVIGTARFSF
- a CDS encoding TonB-dependent receptor, giving the protein MAATIVGVTAPSHAQSVRDQGEQHRRVEDVSEPSSADRGDIIVTGRSNEIVKPYAGGQVATGARLGLLGDVETKKSPFSVASYTEQLILDRQSNTVSKALELDPSIRTTQGAGSPFDTFYIRGFPINEGTSGELAYDGVFGVGPSFRIFTDYVERIEVLKGPSAALTGASPNGGIGGVVNVVPKRAEDDLTRATVNYTSALRLGTKLDVGRRFGDQRQWGVRIVASIADGDTAFRRQAERSAVTMLTLDHQGRRLRASLSVYGQIDHITAPLRPYSLATGASIPQAPSGRTNLTQRWEFSKIDDRGGLFKAEYDLSRAVTIFANFGGKRSDVNRYFASSRSILNAQGDTITAPGLYVGNIKSYAVETGIRAEIATGIIRHKLAAQYSLYDDVFHRYLSPTTTPYRSNIYLPGRAPYIAPADIGLRPRLSDSRLEGFTIADTMMAMDERILLTIGLRRQNIKAQNFLANVGTLAASYDRSATTPVVGLVVRPNEQISLYGNYVQGLSRGDVAPALAANSGEILAPYVAKQIEAGVKFDFGQFGGAISLFRITRPIGELSSGDANSPRIYAQTGEQRVRGVEASVYGNLTSRLSVIGGATVLDASLSKTALTTNIGNRPIGVPKLQVNMGADWKPWQRFSVNSSIIWTGRQFIDTANRHALPAWARMDVGLGYVAPVGQRDITLRANVSNVTNNKYWTGVASFGTFFQGNPRTLSFSAAVEL